The DNA window CTAATTTTATCACGTTCGttgttacattcatttttaaaggggtcatatgatgttgctaaaaattatgttatgtatttggtgtaatgcaatgcatttatgcagtttaaggttaaaaaaacacattattttccacatactgtgcattattgttgctcctctttgcctcgcctttctgaaacggtcgatttttacaaggctcatcggtctgaaaagcgaggtacgctctgattggccagctatccagtgtgttgtgattggctgaatacctcaaaagagtgtgacggaaatgttacgccccttaccatactgtgatggcgTCTCCGAgcatgacgagacaaaaccaataaaacccattataaacgaggcattcattgcatccagtggggacgtaactactgattataatgacttatactgtgtttttacgcgttcaTTGCATATCGCATCtagtaaacataaaactatgtctgcattttgtgattggagaaatgataaacaacaaccactactctacactgctcaaaactcacatttgaatcgtcagtggcaaattcgtaacatatgaaaatgtacttacaggctgtgagtcagaagtgccatactgtccttgcaaagttggaattgccccactttatagaaacagcctttgtgcacagacgcattgtaggctactctcccaggtaacagtcctccgtaaaatgcaatgcacacatctgaatatttgggttgaactgttctggaacagtgttgtaaatacaacttaaccactgatttgtagttgtgtcctcttttggaagaccaaacaaagtagttttgctttctcaacgaaacacacagcctcTTTACGACATGGCGGAGAAGGCAGCAGCagcaatactacagtgagaatcaaagttacaccttctttctttgcgtgaacatttgggcggcattatgcaaatcatcccacacagtgatgtagacatgtgggggcgtgtttaaatgaggtgttttaggagggcgtggatgagttttaacttttataaagaatatctctttgggtttgagtgAATTCTGTGAACTAGAAAAGGTTTTCTTGTTCATTATAGGGTTTAAAATATGGGTAGTTgacaaataagtatatatatgtaatatccATATAATATAAGCAACCTTTtgtttttgtaccatttttaataatttaaattaaataataaatattcattttaataatgtaaatgaggTCATAAAAGCTGCATGCATAACATTAGCTCTGAATGTTCATAAAAGATTACTGAACATTATGAAACCATACAAACTGGAAATACATTTGCCCTGTCATTccattcataaataaaatgtatctttacATTACTGTACGGCCACTCATGATATTTAAGAGTACAATGAGTATAAATAAGATTTTCTGTACTAAACTGTACACAAACTTGTTTAACATCATAACGAGACACTTTTCACCAATCATCTGTTTGAtttctttctcctcttctctgTATTTGTCAGCCTCTCTCTACCATGCGTGGAGGAGGTCGCAGCTTTGACACCCAGGCAGGTGGAGTCCGTCTGCGAAGAGACCTGCGTGATTCAGTGCCCTACGAGGCCCAGATGATGTCTTACCCCGCTGCTGACTTCAGGAGTCGGAGCAATGATCTGTACTACCAACCAGAGGTCTTAAGAGCTCAAGGTGTTGGACAAGCCCTCCAGCGGCTAGTGGAGAATGATCAGAGGCGGGATCAGGAAGCAGCATATCTGGCATCAATGCTGCGTCTCCTGAACGAGGCACAGAATAACGGGCAGGGCAaaccagaggaagaggaggaggaggagggtgatTTCCAGGGCCCGTACCCTCCAGACTACGACGAGACCGAGCAGGCTGTGAGCATGGCGAAGCCCCAGGCCTCATGGCAGGGCCTTCTGGATCCTCAGCTTACTCAGGCTCTACTCAACCGCTACAAGCAGGAGAGACTGATGCAGGCTGGACTCGCTCCGAACACCAACAGGATACCAGAGAGAGAGCAGGACAAAGACCAAGAGATGCTCAGGTAATGAAAACATACCGTTCATAACCAAACCAATGCCTCAGtgtcagggttattatcattaagtaaaactattaaaacatttttttgtttattgaaataagcTGAAACACTAAAACgaataactgtaaataaataaaaactacaactgaactAAACCTAACTAAacccaaaatataaatattagatgaaaaacttaaactataaGATaagaaataaatagtaatattagaGAACgataataaaactgacaaaagcacataatactAAATTATGTGTAGTTATatctaactaaaatgaaaatgaaaatagagAAACGAAATactcattcaaaataataatatttatataaaatatttaaaaaaaactaataaaaatgagaaaagcacataaaattactaaaaatatttaaccaaaatttaaatttaaacaaaatatagtttaaaaaaatctaattaaaatataaatatgaactaaatatgttaaatatgaaaatttgatctagataataaaatgtaaataaactactACGAATCACAAAAGCACagaactaaattatatatttttttaaattaaactaaaactgaaaataaaaaagctaatttaaaatattaataaaaaatgtcgaatgaaaaactttaaaatacaattagaaataaatagtaatttaaaattgacaaaagcacatagcaaAATGTTactaacagaaaacagaaaatgcagcaataaaagttcattcaaaatatcaataaaataccAAGCAAACatcaaaaccattttttattttttgtctttatattttcaaTACCTTGTTGAGAAGATCCTCTCCAGCTTGGGATCGGGTGGCAATCAGGGAGGCCCTTCAAACCAGCGTGCTAAACGGGACCTGAGCATTGTGGCCAACATGGAGCAATCTGGAGGATCCGCCCTAAAACGCTCCCGCCGGTCCTTGGACTCCGCCCCTGGCCCCTCCCCCCATGCTGAGGCATCACTGCTGAGGGTGAAACGGCTCGATGGCGACATGGACGACGACGAGGTTGCAGGGCAGAGCAACAGAATGCCACACGTCGGTCTACAGAGAATGAAGCGCATAGACACTGACCTGCCACCCCCCAAAAACCACAGCCGCAAGCGCAGAGCCCTGACCTACGACCCCGCTCTGATCGCACAGCACATCCTGCAGTACCTGCCAGCCTAAAGAGTATGTGAAAGTGAGAGGAATAAAAGGGAAATGTTTGGGGAAATAGAGAGAAATCTAGACAGACAGAGCAAGCAAGAGTTTCAGACGGGACTGCAACATTTCACTAGATTACAGATACGCCAGTGTTCATTGTCATCTGCCTAAATCTATTCAAGGCCTGCTTGCCGAGGTACTCTGATATGATGATACTCTGTTTCAATGTTATACTATAATAAATCCCACACACATAACAGCTTATGaaatatgctttttgtttttcttctttctagCTACATTCTACAGAACGTAAGCCCTTTTCCACCacggaacaaaaaaaaataaaaaggtaactgtgacttttttttcttgcaattctgggtttatatctcacaattctgacataaaatcagaattgtgagatcaaaagtcgcaattaccttttaaatttttttattccatggtggaaacaggATTCCATAGTACAGGCATTAATTGACCATACTGACATGGAAATAATTAGTTATTGACTTGCACAAGTAGcttgttgctgtttttgtcagAAACAACAGGATCAAAGTTACATTTAACTTAATTACAGATTCAGATTTTAAGTGATGCTACACTATAAATAAGATCTGTTTGAATATTGCTGCTGATAACCCACTTGgttcttaaaaacaaaaccacagcTTGACCAGGGTCATGTAAGAGTGCATTTAGGTGACGTTTTGTCGTGTACATTGTTCTTACTGTAAGCCATTTGCCACTTGGCAATCCTGAGTTTCTCAGCAGATGAAAGGAGCATGACTCTGTTTCCTTAGAGATCCAAATATATCAGAGCTTTGCTACAGCTACAGTGAGTTTGGAGATGCTCTGTTTCATATTGTGAGCAAAGTAACAGTAACTCACAGCTCAATCAGTAACAGGCTCAATCAGTGTCTACACCTACAGTACTGTTTTAGAAATGAaacttaatttagaatttagaatttttttttagaaacaaatgATTGAGAAACGAAAATGTCTGAAATCTATTTATTGCATAAGATATCCAGTACAGGTTTAAACAGCACAACACATCAGATCAGTTGCTTTATACAGCAGTAATCAGCAGCACTACATGAGTTTAGACTCAAAAAGAGCCTGTCTAAATGTCAAACATGCTCTAAGTTAGTTTCCTGTCCTCTCtttctctgattggctgtctaAAGTAGTGTGCCATTTTCTTAGTGTCATATGCATCCTATCAAAGCTTGATGAAGTGTTTTTGTCCCTTGACTTGGCTTTGAAACACTCTGTCTGATACTAATCGCTGTCCCAACTTTCTGCCCTCTGGGTCTGTAATCTGACTGTTATGAATTTGTGAAGGAAATCGTAGCTATATAATCGTATATAAATGCTTATTTGTGCAGTCATAAAATCttgtacaaaaatacattacTGCAAAAATACAATACTGCAAGTTTTGTCAAACAACAAAAATCAGTGTAAGTGCTAATAAAGTGTATGTGAACTACAACATTTTGTTTAGAACTCTGCATTGCTTTTACAGTGGAAGTGGATTAGAAAATACATCACATTCAACATTTAATGCAACGGCTTGATAAAGTCATAACCTATTAGCATTATATCTGAAACAAGCACAACTGACaatgactttttatattttaatggtgGCTGAAGACAATTACGATTAAAACAGTGACATGCAGTTTGAAAGTCAGCATGAAACAAAAGTTGGAATCTACTTTACTACCATATTGTGATGTGTTTCCATGTGAAACatgagaaatttatcattacggtacatcacttgctcaccaatggatcctctgcagtgaatgggtgccgtcagaatgagagtccaaacagctgataaaaacatcacaataatccacaagtaatccacaccactccagtttgGTTCATTTGTTGTCATGTtcagtgaagtgaaaagctgagtgtttgCTTTggttcatcagttttttttttttgtgatttgattaGGTGTGTGTTTgaagtaaataatttattatatgagTTAGTTTAGAGAAAatgtccatctcctgttgtcctttcacatcaaaatccactgacatatttatttagaattaattagGACTGTTTTTCCTTGTAAACAGTGtgttatctgtgcatatttctctcctgaatcagatgagattactttttcactggagaaagcaatattatggatagaggactcatatttttgcaatggtttgaagttaaaaaaatgtcttcatgatggctttgtttcttacaaacacgcagcttttcacttcacaaactgttaattgctggactggagtggtgtggattacttgtggattattgtgatgttttatcagctgtttggactctcattctgacggcacccattcactgcagaggatccattggtgagcaagtcatgtaatgctacatttctcgaaatctgttcagatgaagaaacaacctcatcactggtgagcaagtgatgttatgttggattattttgattttgtgctGACTGAAATATGAGCACTGTAATTTGCTACCTTTAGCTTAAAGATGATCAAATCAGTAAATCTAAACGATTAAGACTTTActgaccaaaaacaaaacaaactaaatagaTTTACAGTATTATTATGCTGAATCTCTAATTACATATAAATTCAGACCTCATCTTAAATTCATGCACAAAAACATCTAGAACATGGAATCAAACATCACAGTCAATCctctaaatatcatttaattgAAAACCACATGTCTTCTGTGATCACAGAGACCTCGACTATACCTCCTCTTGGAAATGCACTAAAGAAAATGGCCTTGCCTCTTCTCTATTTAGAGCCGCCATTACAAGATCAGAGTAATGTTCCTCCGTCAGGGGAGAAAGGACTCAGATACTGTTGCCAGGTGACTGTTTCTATGCAGACAGGTTATGTAAGCAGAATTCACAGGACGGTGACATCATGCTGAGGGGGAAGAGAGAAGCGTCTCTTCACATGTTTTATGTCATCATTATTTGTCAAGAGAGAAGTTGAGAACAGCTCAGGCCTGCTTTATGCTGCCAGTAACAAGCCAGTCACTGAGAAGAGagaataaaacaacattacatgATTAAAATATCACACACTTCACAatagtttattagttaacattagttaactactttggTTAACATGagctaagcatgaacaatacttctacagcatttattaatcttagttaatgttaatttcaacatttattaatgcattattaaaatcaaaagatgtgcttgtttacattagttaatgcactgtgaattaacatgaactaacaatgaacgactgttttattatattatattatattatattttttgtaatttgctaACATTTATTGTtggcaaaatattaatatattatttgtcaattaagtgtaattttaatctaatttatatgttattataatattaaataacaatttgaattagaatttattttaaactgttttcattttattttattttacaattatatatatatatatatatatatatatatatatatatatatatatatatatatagttgatgaATCATCATCCTGGCTTGGGgatcgttatatatatatatatatatatatatatatatatatatatatatatatatatatatatatatatagtacagtatatatatatataaataaaatgatccccAAGCCAGGATAATGATTCATCAACAAGCAGGTCTGGTGGTGGACCGATGAGGTTAAAGAAGCCACAAAGGTGAAGAAAAATCTTGTGGGTGGCCAACAACTGGCAAGAGTACAGACGACTGAAGTTGATAACGAAGAAGACAGTGGCTACCATGAAGGCCCGACAATATGCCAATCTCTATGTCCAGCTCAACATGCCCAAAGGAGCCAGCCAAATCTACAAACTCAAGAAAGCCCCCCATCGCTCAACCCTGGACACTGGCCAAGTAATGAATATCAATATCtatcaatatcaataataaaagCCCTGCTGAGGTCGAGCTTGCCATCAAATAGATGAAGAACGGAAAGGTCCCCGGACCCGATGACATTCCCGTCGAGTCGTGGAAGTTACTCAGACACAGAGGTACAGAAATTTGTCTATTCAGCAAGATCATCAACGAGGGTGCCACTCCCCCACTGTTGGCTGCCAGTGTAACGGTCCTGATCTGGGAAGACAAAGGCGATGTCGGCAAATGCACCACGTACTCCCCGATCTGCCTGCTCTGCCACAACATGAAGATATTCGAGCACGCAATTGATGCCCATCTCCAGAAGATCATCTCTATCAGTCCCAATCAGTGTGGATTTGTTAGAGGAAGCAGGACTACTGATGCAATCTACGCCATCAGACTGCTGCTGGAGAGGCACGGGGAGAAGAACCAGCCAATACACATGGCTTTCTTCTATCTCGAGAAGGCATTTGTTTGCATGCCCCGGGACCTCATCCGACATTCCCTCCACTCTCACGGTGCACCCAAAGAGTAGGTACAGTGGATCCAGCTCCTCTATGCCAACACCATCAGTGTCGTCCGATGCCCCGCTGGCCTGTCCGAAACGTTCTCAATCACTGTCGGCGTGCACCAGGGATCCGCCCTCTTCCTGCTTCTGTTCATCCTTTGCATGGCCATGGCGGATATTCAGGCACTTCAGCAAAACCCATTGTGGGCTCAAATGAGAAGTAAGTGGCAGGACGTGCACAGATTGCGCCTCAACATCAAGAAGATGAGTACATGGCCCCAGACTGATGGGACCATTAGAGTTAGAGGGCAGCCACTGAACAATATCACCAAATTTAAATATCTCGGTTTGCTCATCAGAAGCGACGGCGACTCCCTCCCCAATGTCCACGCCTGGGTCAACGT is part of the Cyprinus carpio isolate SPL01 chromosome A8, ASM1834038v1, whole genome shotgun sequence genome and encodes:
- the pcsk1nl gene encoding proprotein convertase subtilisin/kexin type 1 inhibitor, like, with protein sequence MSGLLTSSLLLFLSLTLFQIPTPEAKPLSTMRGGGRSFDTQAGGVRLRRDLRDSVPYEAQMMSYPAADFRSRSNDLYYQPEVLRAQGVGQALQRLVENDQRRDQEAAYLASMLRLLNEAQNNGQGKPEEEEEEEGDFQGPYPPDYDETEQAVSMAKPQASWQGLLDPQLTQALLNRYKQERLMQAGLAPNTNRIPEREQDKDQEMLRYLVEKILSSLGSGGNQGGPSNQRAKRDLSIVANMEQSGGSALKRSRRSLDSAPGPSPHAEASLLRVKRLDGDMDDDEVAGQSNRMPHVGLQRMKRIDTDLPPPKNHSRKRRALTYDPALIAQHILQYLPA